In one window of Tenacibaculum mesophilum DNA:
- a CDS encoding GNAT family N-acetyltransferase, giving the protein MITTDAIVFSKEYKGLGTITIRPFQIKKDSVFLQQWVTQEYAFFWGMQNATVKEVEEEYTQLIAPEHYDVFVGMFNGEPAFIVERYNPQLDIINGFYKAKISDCGVHIIVAPPKITKTPNFTWFMFRAIMDFVFTNPTINRIVVEPDIRNKKMFALCQRIGFQLGKVIELPNKTAQLAFLTKTNYQQKIQSFSPFKRSAMNTLDNVVSPQQSTQHIQPKVWQKANLLLVKKALCEFSHELLIQPVIIQEVDNGYKLYKVYADDTEIQYEFKAKPMALNHLMIDENSIRKYIKEVEEEIDAITFIKEFRKALGIADEKMPVYLEEVISTLYGSAFKITKGNPTVEELATADFQTIEQSMTEGHPGFVANNGRIGFDSSDYRSYAPEAGNSFSLLWLAGHRLKAVFSAIEALPYESLIHQELDVDTIAQFNKIIEEKGFSPKDYLFIPVHPWQWFNKLATIFASEVAKGDLICLGYGPDQYLAQQSIRTLFNISNPQKFYTKSALSILNMGFMRGLPLYYLGTAPKMAVWLENLLYNDAYIKTNGFRMLSEIGSVSYVNPYFEEFGPHNDYNKMLASLWRESPYSVVKENQKPLTMAALLHVDYYGKALLLEMIKDSGISIDNWLRSYLKAYLSPMLHCFYYYDLVFMPHGENIILVLENNIPVYALLKDITEEACILNPEVELPEELKRMYAPVPEDVKLLSIFTDMFDGFFRFLAPILEKHANYGEHRFWELVAENIHEYQEQFPELSGKFKQYDLFAEDFKLSCLNRLQLNNHKQMIDLDDPVALLQFAGKLKNPIAVFKNQEV; this is encoded by the coding sequence ATGATAACAACTGATGCCATAGTTTTTTCAAAAGAGTATAAAGGTTTAGGAACAATAACCATTCGTCCTTTTCAAATAAAAAAAGACAGTGTTTTTTTACAGCAATGGGTAACTCAAGAATATGCTTTTTTTTGGGGGATGCAAAACGCAACAGTAAAAGAAGTTGAAGAAGAATATACTCAACTTATAGCCCCAGAACATTACGATGTTTTTGTAGGAATGTTTAATGGTGAACCGGCATTTATAGTAGAACGTTACAACCCGCAATTAGATATTATTAATGGTTTTTATAAAGCTAAAATATCCGATTGTGGTGTACATATTATTGTAGCACCGCCAAAAATCACTAAAACACCAAACTTTACGTGGTTTATGTTTCGAGCAATTATGGATTTTGTTTTTACAAACCCAACTATTAACAGAATAGTAGTAGAGCCAGATATTCGAAACAAAAAAATGTTTGCGCTGTGTCAACGCATAGGTTTTCAACTGGGAAAGGTGATAGAACTTCCTAACAAAACAGCACAATTAGCATTTTTAACCAAGACCAATTACCAACAAAAAATCCAATCCTTTTCACCATTTAAAAGAAGTGCCATGAATACCTTAGATAATGTGGTTTCTCCACAACAATCAACACAACATATACAACCAAAAGTGTGGCAAAAAGCCAACTTATTACTAGTGAAAAAAGCATTGTGTGAGTTTTCGCATGAACTATTAATACAACCAGTAATAATTCAAGAAGTAGATAACGGATATAAACTGTATAAAGTTTATGCAGATGACACAGAAATTCAATATGAGTTTAAAGCAAAACCAATGGCTTTGAATCATTTGATGATTGATGAAAACTCCATAAGAAAATATATAAAAGAAGTTGAAGAAGAAATTGATGCAATTACATTTATAAAAGAATTTAGAAAAGCGTTAGGAATTGCTGATGAAAAAATGCCTGTGTATTTAGAAGAAGTTATAAGTACACTATACGGAAGTGCATTTAAAATTACCAAAGGAAACCCTACTGTAGAAGAATTAGCAACGGCCGATTTTCAAACGATAGAACAATCTATGACCGAAGGGCATCCAGGGTTTGTAGCAAATAATGGTAGAATAGGGTTTGACAGCAGCGATTATCGTTCTTATGCACCAGAAGCGGGAAATTCTTTTTCGTTATTATGGTTGGCAGGACATAGGTTAAAAGCAGTTTTTTCAGCGATAGAAGCATTGCCTTATGAAAGCCTAATACATCAGGAATTAGATGTTGATACCATAGCACAATTCAACAAAATAATTGAAGAAAAAGGCTTCAGTCCAAAAGACTACTTGTTTATACCTGTTCATCCATGGCAATGGTTTAACAAACTAGCTACAATTTTTGCTTCAGAAGTAGCCAAAGGAGATTTAATTTGCTTAGGATACGGACCAGATCAATACTTAGCACAACAATCAATTAGAACGTTATTCAATATAAGCAATCCGCAGAAATTTTACACCAAATCGGCATTATCTATTTTAAACATGGGCTTTATGAGAGGATTGCCTTTATACTACTTAGGAACAGCTCCAAAAATGGCAGTTTGGTTAGAAAACCTATTATATAACGATGCTTATATAAAGACAAATGGATTTAGAATGTTAAGTGAAATAGGTTCGGTTAGCTATGTGAATCCATATTTTGAAGAGTTTGGACCACATAACGATTACAATAAAATGCTAGCTTCATTATGGAGAGAAAGTCCGTATTCCGTGGTTAAAGAAAACCAAAAACCACTAACGATGGCAGCATTATTACATGTAGATTATTACGGAAAAGCATTGTTGCTGGAAATGATTAAAGACTCAGGTATTTCAATAGATAATTGGTTACGTAGCTATTTAAAAGCGTACTTAAGCCCAATGTTACACTGTTTTTACTATTACGATTTAGTATTTATGCCACATGGGGAAAACATTATTTTGGTATTAGAAAATAACATTCCTGTATATGCTTTACTAAAGGATATTACGGAAGAAGCATGTATTTTAAATCCTGAAGTTGAGCTACCAGAAGAGTTAAAAAGAATGTATGCGCCAGTACCAGAAGATGTCAAATTACTATCCATTTTTACAGATATGTTTGATGGGTTCTTTCGCTTTTTAGCTCCAATTTTAGAAAAACATGCGAATTATGGAGAGCATCGTTTTTGGGAACTCGTAGCAGAAAATATTCATGAATATCAAGAGCAGTTTCCTGAACTGTCAGGCAAGTTTAAACAGTATGATTTGTTTGCTGAAGATTTTAAACTTTCGTGTTTAAATAGGTTGCAATTAAATAATCATAAACAAATGATTGATTTAGATGACCCTGTTGCCCTACTCCAATTTGCAGGAAAGTTAAAAAACCCTATAGCGGTATTTAAAAACCAAGAAGTATAA
- a CDS encoding nitroreductase family protein produces the protein MSFKQITKIIQERKTTYAYDFSDRKIEKETIEAIVTNALWAPTHKLTQPWKFVVLEGKHREALGEFMANYYRKIYSEEEFSNERYKETKRYASKASMIGVIFKPSKRAQLPEWEEIAAISSAVQNMWLSCTSLNLGSYWDTSIATIKYGEKEISLEENEQFLGVFFIGHVKENLPKVNRKRKPLSKKLSWHFKE, from the coding sequence ATGAGTTTTAAACAGATAACTAAAATTATACAAGAACGAAAAACCACCTACGCGTATGATTTTTCGGATAGAAAAATAGAGAAGGAAACGATTGAAGCAATTGTAACCAATGCGCTATGGGCACCAACTCATAAATTAACCCAACCCTGGAAGTTTGTAGTGTTAGAAGGAAAACATAGAGAAGCATTAGGTGAGTTTATGGCTAATTATTATCGAAAAATATATTCAGAAGAAGAATTTTCTAACGAACGTTATAAAGAAACAAAAAGGTATGCCAGTAAAGCCAGCATGATAGGAGTGATTTTTAAACCTAGTAAGAGAGCACAACTCCCGGAATGGGAAGAAATTGCAGCTATTTCAAGCGCAGTACAAAACATGTGGTTAAGCTGTACAAGTCTAAATTTAGGAAGCTATTGGGATACCAGTATAGCAACTATAAAGTATGGTGAAAAAGAAATTAGCTTAGAAGAAAATGAACAATTTTTAGGTGTTTTTTTTATAGGACATGTAAAAGAAAATCTTCCTAAAGTAAATAGAAAACGAAAGCCACTATCTAAAAAATTAAGCTGGCATTTTAAAGAATAA
- a CDS encoding 2Fe-2S iron-sulfur cluster-binding family protein yields the protein MEQDITIKITDRDGVTHEIQAPTDMAMNLMEVVRSYELAPEGTIGICGGMAMCASCQCYVKSDHELPEMGDDEEAMLAEAFYVEDNSRLGCQIQMTPDLDGLEVELAPES from the coding sequence ATGGAACAAGATATTACTATAAAAATTACTGATCGTGACGGGGTAACGCATGAGATACAAGCACCCACAGATATGGCAATGAATTTGATGGAAGTGGTTCGTTCGTACGAATTAGCTCCTGAAGGAACTATTGGAATTTGTGGTGGAATGGCAATGTGTGCTTCTTGTCAATGCTATGTAAAATCAGATCATGAATTGCCAGAAATGGGAGATGATGAAGAAGCAATGTTAGCAGAGGCTTTTTATGTAGAAGATAATAGCCGATTAGGGTGTCAAATACAAATGACCCCAGATTTAGATGGTTTAGAAGTTGAGTTAGCTCCAGAGAGTTAA
- a CDS encoding pyridoxal phosphate-dependent decarboxylase family protein, translating to MILKTPPSLKELSLNSYLFSDESVKLYEEYIQKTFSYIERFLSNRTFYKGDELAEILKNKEQAKLINIEETQAIDSVLEELNNLYIKNAIAFHNPTYVAHLNCPITLPSIVAEMIATTINTAVETWDQSTSATFIEEEVIQWTSKVFNMSDNSDGVFTSGGTQSNFMAMLMARDDYAFKHFGINIKQHGWSNEISKFRIFCSEKAHFSIQKSAALLGMGYDAVIPVRVDERMQMDTNELVLAIEKTKQEDNIPIAIVATLGTTDYGSFDSIKIIGKIAKENQMWLHADGAYGGAYALTNTHKEYFNGIEMVNSITVDFHKTLFQPVSCSAFLVNNKQYFKYVSYYADYLNPIEEKDSQRPNLIEKSIQTTRRFDALKVWLTLKTLGTKTIANYLEEVHYLAKNVYLEIKDKDCFETVHEPELSTLVFRYKAQGIKENRIHDAINLYIKNTLYKAGKASIASTKLNGNIYLKFTLLNPKNTINNLLYIIEMIQTTGEQYKITN from the coding sequence ATGATTCTAAAAACTCCCCCTTCATTAAAAGAATTGTCATTAAATAGTTATTTGTTTAGTGATGAGTCTGTAAAGTTATATGAAGAATACATTCAAAAAACATTTTCTTATATAGAGCGGTTTTTATCTAACAGAACTTTTTATAAAGGAGATGAGCTTGCAGAAATTCTAAAAAACAAAGAACAAGCTAAGCTAATAAATATTGAGGAAACACAAGCGATAGATAGTGTTTTAGAAGAGCTAAACAATTTATATATAAAAAATGCTATTGCTTTTCACAATCCAACTTATGTAGCACACCTAAATTGTCCAATTACACTCCCTTCTATTGTAGCAGAAATGATTGCAACTACAATTAATACAGCCGTTGAAACATGGGATCAGAGTACTTCGGCAACTTTTATAGAAGAAGAAGTAATTCAATGGACTTCAAAAGTATTTAATATGTCTGATAATTCAGATGGAGTATTCACAAGTGGAGGAACACAGTCTAACTTTATGGCAATGTTAATGGCCAGAGACGATTATGCTTTCAAACATTTTGGCATAAACATTAAGCAACATGGGTGGAGTAATGAAATAAGTAAGTTTAGAATTTTTTGTTCTGAAAAAGCCCACTTTAGTATTCAAAAGAGTGCAGCTCTTTTAGGTATGGGATATGATGCTGTTATTCCAGTAAGAGTAGATGAAAGAATGCAAATGGATACTAACGAGTTAGTCTTGGCTATAGAAAAAACAAAACAAGAAGATAATATTCCAATTGCAATAGTAGCTACATTAGGAACTACCGATTACGGTAGTTTTGATTCAATTAAAATCATAGGGAAAATTGCTAAAGAAAATCAAATGTGGCTACATGCAGATGGAGCATATGGAGGAGCCTATGCACTAACGAACACGCATAAAGAATATTTTAATGGTATTGAAATGGTTAATTCAATAACGGTTGATTTTCATAAAACTCTGTTTCAACCAGTAAGTTGTAGTGCTTTTTTGGTAAATAATAAACAATATTTTAAGTACGTATCATATTATGCAGATTATTTAAACCCTATTGAAGAGAAAGATTCTCAAAGACCAAATCTTATAGAAAAATCTATTCAAACGACACGTCGTTTCGATGCCTTAAAAGTTTGGTTAACTTTAAAAACTCTAGGAACAAAAACAATTGCTAACTACTTAGAAGAAGTACATTACCTAGCTAAAAATGTATACTTAGAAATTAAAGATAAAGACTGTTTTGAAACTGTACATGAACCAGAATTAAGCACACTAGTATTTAGGTATAAAGCACAAGGTATTAAAGAGAACAGGATTCATGATGCTATAAATTTATATATAAAGAACACTTTATACAAAGCAGGAAAAGCATCCATAGCAAGTACCAAATTAAATGGTAACATATACCTAAAATTTACGCTACTAAACCCTAAAAATACAATTAACAATCTCCTATACATTATAGAAATGATTCAAACTACAGGAGAACAATACAAAATAACAAACTAG
- a CDS encoding IucA/IucC family protein, producing MTNNIAHLQPKVWSFVNRQLIKKAISEFSHELILTPEFILEETDGCIYLITSDNNEFTYQFKAKKYALDHWLVDEKSIIKKNNISNEVYLDALHFITEFQNTLGIPDEFLATYLEEITSILSGAAYKYVNEKFSANSLAEKTFQEIEHAMTEGHPCFVANNGRIGFNIKDYQKYAPESNQSFKLLWIAAHKKYATYTAVKNYEYEKLLESELGKEKLASFKEVVKKQNVATENYIFMPVHPWQWKNKIVAVFGADIAQKNIILVGESDDEFSAQQSIRTLFNASHPEKLYTKTALSILNMGFMRGLSPYYMQSTPHITQWITDLLADDIYLQNNGFTMLGEVATAGYHNHYYETLGKTNPHNKMLSALWRESPFTKISSNQRVFTMAALLHIDYQDKSLLAALIEISPYNTTTWIQRYLKAYLAPLLHCFYKYEFVFMPHGENLILVLEENTPVHVLMKDITEEVIVFNETMHLPEHAKRLFVKTSDKMKVLSIFTDVFDCFFRFMAQQLDCYSSFSEDNFWQLVADCVYEYQEQHPEFSEKYKQYDLFVKEFDRCCLNRLQLSNTKQMLSLANPIESLKLEGVLKNPLARFKKETVKTVQSLESI from the coding sequence ATGACAAATAATATAGCCCATTTACAACCAAAGGTATGGAGTTTTGTAAATCGTCAATTAATAAAAAAAGCAATCAGTGAATTTTCACATGAGCTTATTTTAACTCCTGAGTTTATTTTAGAAGAAACAGATGGCTGTATATACCTGATTACCTCAGATAATAATGAGTTCACGTATCAATTTAAAGCAAAAAAGTATGCTCTCGATCATTGGTTGGTTGATGAAAAAAGCATTATTAAAAAAAATAATATATCGAATGAAGTTTATTTAGATGCACTACATTTTATAACAGAGTTTCAAAATACTCTTGGTATTCCTGATGAGTTTTTAGCAACTTATTTAGAGGAAATAACAAGTATACTTTCAGGAGCAGCATATAAGTATGTTAACGAGAAATTTTCAGCTAATTCATTGGCTGAAAAAACCTTTCAAGAAATTGAACACGCGATGACTGAAGGTCACCCCTGTTTTGTAGCGAACAATGGGAGAATAGGGTTCAATATTAAAGATTATCAAAAATATGCACCAGAAAGTAATCAATCGTTTAAACTTTTATGGATAGCAGCTCATAAAAAATATGCTACCTACACGGCTGTTAAAAATTATGAATATGAAAAACTTTTAGAGAGCGAATTAGGAAAAGAAAAATTAGCATCATTTAAAGAAGTTGTAAAGAAGCAAAATGTAGCTACTGAAAATTACATTTTTATGCCTGTGCATCCATGGCAATGGAAAAACAAAATTGTAGCTGTTTTTGGAGCAGATATTGCTCAAAAAAATATCATCTTAGTAGGAGAAAGTGATGATGAATTCTCTGCGCAGCAATCTATTAGAACACTTTTTAATGCGTCACATCCAGAAAAGTTATACACAAAAACAGCTCTGTCTATTTTAAACATGGGCTTTATGCGTGGACTTTCTCCATATTACATGCAAAGTACGCCGCATATTACTCAATGGATAACAGATTTGTTAGCAGATGATATTTACCTACAAAACAATGGGTTTACCATGTTAGGAGAAGTGGCAACAGCGGGGTATCACAATCATTATTATGAAACTTTAGGGAAAACGAATCCGCATAACAAAATGTTATCAGCTTTGTGGCGTGAGAGCCCGTTTACAAAAATAAGCTCTAATCAACGCGTGTTTACGATGGCTGCTTTATTGCATATAGATTACCAAGACAAATCATTGTTAGCGGCTTTAATAGAAATTTCACCTTATAACACAACTACCTGGATTCAACGTTATTTAAAAGCCTATTTAGCACCTTTATTACACTGTTTTTATAAGTACGAATTTGTGTTTATGCCACATGGAGAAAACCTAATTCTAGTGCTAGAAGAAAATACACCAGTGCATGTGTTAATGAAAGATATTACAGAAGAGGTTATTGTTTTTAACGAAACAATGCACTTACCTGAGCATGCTAAAAGATTGTTTGTTAAGACTTCAGATAAAATGAAAGTGCTTTCAATTTTTACTGATGTGTTTGATTGCTTCTTCCGTTTTATGGCTCAACAGTTAGATTGTTATTCAAGTTTTTCAGAGGATAATTTTTGGCAATTAGTGGCAGATTGTGTGTATGAATATCAAGAACAACATCCTGAGTTTTCAGAAAAATATAAGCAATACGATTTATTTGTTAAAGAATTTGATCGCTGTTGTTTGAACAGGTTGCAGTTAAGTAATACCAAGCAAATGCTCAGTTTAGCTAATCCGATTGAAAGTCTAAAGTTAGAAGGAGTATTAAAAAACCCACTTGCAAGGTTTAAAAAAGAAACAGTAAAAACGGTACAATCTTTAGAAAGTATTTAA
- a CDS encoding MFS transporter has protein sequence MSLHKGMKLKTFLIVMTLVAVVSDYLLHPFYPQFFELRFGMTNPKNVGYYFAAICFMVMIAFPFWAYISKKISELNILVYTQAVAGVLALYCYYTTSYINFWVVSLIMVLFKGSYLLVYPYILKIITKEEHPSTIGLLSVVVHLGGILGAVLGGITVDYINPSSIFLIMAAGDFIQMAMSGYLLKSKKYATDLIISEESTATDKKIIPKGFILKLGLITLILYFSDFLIRPFFSSYWESFSTYKSKLVSGTIYAIPGFVALVALWINNKRKSKGHEGIINALFIGLIGLMLQGIPNELVVVLGRIIYGWAIFQGVVKFDILLFELSTPESYSVDYSKIHFFQNLGVLLASLNVGVIVDSFDLRMPFIIALGGFTLTLVLCFIVFKSVRKVHKQLAKT, from the coding sequence ATGTCTTTGCATAAAGGTATGAAGTTAAAAACATTTTTAATAGTAATGACGTTGGTTGCAGTAGTAAGTGATTATTTACTGCATCCATTTTATCCACAATTTTTTGAGCTTCGTTTTGGAATGACAAACCCTAAAAATGTAGGATATTACTTTGCAGCCATCTGTTTTATGGTAATGATTGCATTTCCATTTTGGGCATATATTTCTAAAAAAATATCAGAATTAAATATTCTAGTGTACACCCAAGCAGTTGCAGGCGTATTAGCATTGTATTGTTACTACACTACATCGTACATTAATTTTTGGGTAGTATCTCTTATCATGGTACTATTTAAAGGAAGTTATTTACTGGTATATCCGTACATTTTAAAAATCATTACAAAAGAAGAACATCCAAGTACAATCGGATTGCTTTCAGTAGTGGTACATTTAGGAGGTATTTTAGGAGCTGTGCTGGGAGGTATAACGGTAGATTATATAAACCCAAGTAGCATTTTTTTAATAATGGCAGCAGGAGATTTTATTCAAATGGCTATGAGTGGTTATTTATTAAAAAGTAAAAAGTATGCTACCGATTTAATCATTTCAGAAGAATCTACCGCTACTGATAAAAAGATAATTCCGAAAGGATTTATCTTGAAATTAGGACTAATTACGTTGATATTATACTTCAGCGACTTTTTAATTAGGCCTTTCTTTTCATCATATTGGGAAAGTTTTTCAACGTACAAAAGCAAATTGGTTTCAGGCACTATATACGCTATCCCGGGCTTTGTAGCCTTAGTAGCCTTGTGGATTAATAATAAGCGAAAATCAAAAGGGCATGAAGGAATTATAAATGCCTTGTTTATAGGGCTAATTGGACTTATGCTACAAGGAATACCCAATGAATTAGTAGTTGTTTTAGGGCGAATTATTTATGGCTGGGCAATTTTTCAAGGAGTTGTGAAATTCGACATTTTATTATTTGAATTAAGCACGCCAGAATCATACTCGGTTGATTATAGTAAAATACATTTCTTCCAAAACTTAGGTGTATTACTAGCTTCTTTAAATGTAGGAGTTATAGTCGATAGTTTCGATTTACGAATGCCTTTTATCATTGCATTAGGCGGATTTACACTCACATTGGTCTTGTGCTTTATTGTATTTAAATCGGTAAGAAAAGTACATAAACAACTAGCTAAAACCTAA
- a CDS encoding GNAT family N-acetyltransferase, translating to MVQTYQKIFSKEIIGLGVINIRPFQLETDTPMLHRWVTQPYAKYWGMLNKSVEEVHAEYQEIENNPHHYSYVGMIGSTPVFLMERYKASKDNIADYYDVQENDYGMHVLVAPVEKRIPQFTWHVFSTIIDYFFSLPQVERIVVEPDVNNEKIHALNKKAGFKYQKEIELPHKKAALAFCTRETYQSALIKLEQHDK from the coding sequence ATGGTTCAAACGTATCAAAAAATATTTAGTAAAGAAATTATTGGGTTGGGGGTAATCAACATTCGTCCATTTCAATTAGAAACAGATACACCAATGTTACATCGTTGGGTAACTCAACCCTATGCAAAATACTGGGGAATGTTAAATAAGTCTGTAGAAGAAGTACATGCTGAATACCAAGAAATAGAAAATAATCCGCATCATTATAGTTATGTAGGAATGATAGGGAGTACCCCAGTGTTTTTAATGGAGCGTTACAAAGCTTCAAAAGATAACATAGCAGACTATTACGATGTACAAGAAAATGATTATGGTATGCATGTTTTAGTAGCGCCTGTAGAAAAAAGAATACCACAGTTTACATGGCATGTGTTTTCAACTATTATCGATTATTTTTTCAGTTTACCACAAGTGGAAAGAATTGTTGTAGAACCCGATGTGAATAATGAAAAAATTCATGCGCTAAATAAAAAAGCTGGTTTTAAATACCAAAAAGAAATTGAGTTACCTCATAAAAAAGCAGCCTTAGCTTTTTGTACAAGAGAGACGTATCAATCAGCTTTAATTAAACTAGAACAACATGACAAATAA
- a CDS encoding lysine N(6)-hydroxylase/L-ornithine N(5)-oxygenase family protein, translating into MKNNTVDFIAIGVGPFNLGLACLSEPIEDLNGVFLDKKEKFDWHPGMLLEDTTLQVPFMADLVTLADPTNPFSFLNYIKEQGRIYSFYIRENFLLLRNEYNHYCQWVISKLSNIYFNTEVTNIDYDQKDGIYVVTSVCTKTQEIKIYKAKKLVLGTGTQPYTPACCKKLKDIAVHSSQYLPNKEQLQNKKRITVLGSGQSAAEIFFDLLQEIDTKGYELNWITRSPRFFPLEYAKLTLEMTSPEYVDYFYNLPASKRDALIKNQKHLYKGINQDLIGAIHDTLYAKRVLSKEPLKISLRTNSELKTTKVSDEGIKLELHQVEQDKYFEHETDGLVLATGYEYKLPEFIEGISNRILWDVKNRFDVQRNYSIDENHNEIFVQNVELYTHGFVTPDLGMAAYRNSYIIKEITGVEHYPIEQKIAFQQFEVTQEEEIELNVFA; encoded by the coding sequence ATGAAGAATAATACAGTTGATTTTATAGCCATAGGTGTAGGACCTTTTAACTTAGGTTTAGCTTGCTTATCAGAACCAATTGAAGATTTAAATGGAGTGTTTCTTGATAAAAAAGAAAAATTTGATTGGCATCCAGGAATGTTATTAGAAGATACAACTTTACAAGTTCCTTTCATGGCAGATCTAGTAACTCTTGCTGATCCTACAAATCCTTTTAGTTTTTTAAATTATATTAAAGAACAGGGCAGAATATATTCTTTTTACATACGAGAAAATTTCTTGTTACTTAGAAACGAATACAATCATTATTGTCAGTGGGTAATTAGTAAACTTTCTAATATATATTTTAATACAGAAGTAACGAATATAGACTACGATCAAAAAGACGGCATTTATGTAGTTACTAGTGTTTGCACAAAAACACAAGAAATTAAAATTTATAAAGCAAAAAAACTGGTTCTAGGAACAGGAACACAACCTTACACTCCTGCTTGTTGTAAAAAGTTAAAAGATATTGCTGTTCATTCATCACAATACTTACCTAACAAAGAACAACTACAAAATAAAAAAAGGATAACAGTATTGGGAAGCGGACAAAGTGCTGCTGAAATATTTTTTGATTTATTACAAGAAATAGATACTAAAGGATATGAATTGAATTGGATTACCCGCTCACCACGTTTCTTTCCTTTAGAGTATGCTAAGCTAACATTAGAAATGACTTCTCCAGAGTATGTAGATTACTTTTACAACTTACCAGCATCCAAAAGAGATGCACTCATTAAAAATCAAAAGCATTTATACAAAGGGATAAATCAAGATTTAATAGGAGCTATTCACGATACATTATACGCAAAAAGAGTCCTATCAAAAGAACCATTAAAAATTTCATTACGTACTAACTCTGAATTGAAAACTACCAAGGTATCAGATGAAGGCATTAAACTAGAACTTCACCAAGTAGAACAAGACAAATATTTTGAACATGAAACAGATGGACTTGTCCTTGCTACAGGATATGAATATAAATTACCAGAGTTTATTGAAGGAATTTCAAATAGAATTCTATGGGATGTTAAAAATCGATTTGATGTACAGCGTAACTATTCAATTGATGAAAATCATAATGAAATTTTTGTTCAAAATGTAGAATTATATACACATGGATTTGTTACACCAGATTTAGGGATGGCTGCTTACAGAAATTCTTATATAATCAAAGAAATAACAGGAGTAGAGCATTATCCTATTGAGCAAAAGATAGCATTTCAGCAGTTTGAGGTTACACAAGAGGAAGAAATAGAGCTCAATGTCTTTGCATAA